AAGATGGAAAACACCACACGTCCCTTCCATACAAAAGCCTGTAAAAATTTGTCCATCTTCAGCCTCAACGGCAGCCACTACGTGCCTTGCATAGACAAAGTCTGAGACTTCCTGTGGCTGATACAAGGCTTGAGCCTTTTCATACATTTTCTGCCAAATATCCATTATTTCTCCCTTAACCGTGATCACTTTCCCTTTGAGACTTGATAAAGAGTGCAAGCCCTGTTGCTACTGCAGTATAAGCTACAATAAACAGGAGTGATTTCCATGAAAATTTCCCATTGATAGCAAAATTAACGACCAATTCATTGACATGATAGACAGGTGTCCACTCAGAGATGCTCTGAACCCACTTAGGGAACAAGGAAATAGGAACCCATGAACCACTCACTATAGGCAAGACAAGGTAAATAATATTTGCCACAAGAGACATGAATTGTTGAGATTTAATCTGAGCGATAAGTAAACCAAAAGCTAGAAAGAGTAGACCGGACAAAAGTAAGAGAGCACCTGACCCTACCCATCTAAAGAATGGCATCTCTACATCTCGGAAAAAGGCACCTACACAAAAGGTCACAATGATGGCAACCATAAAGTTTAGAAGCACACGAAAGATTTTAGAAAGATAATAAGCTGCAATACTAACTTTTGAGTGCTCGATATAGGTCAACCAGTGTTCAATTCGGTCCTCTTGCAACATATAGGGAAAGGTAAACAAACCAAAACTAGACATGGAGAAGCCAGTCATGGTCAGCATATAAGACAGCAAAAACTCTTTTTGAGCTTCTGGAGTAGGTGCTGAGAAGATACTAGAAAAAAGGAGGAAAAATCCGACAGGTATCCCGATTCCCATGATAAAGACTGGCCAACTTCGCCACGTTTTAATCCACTCAATTTTTAGTAATGCTTTCATGCCTTGTCCTCCCTTGTTGAATCAAATAGGCTATCCAAGAGTGTTTTATTTTGAATTTCAATATCAGAAATTCCACAGCCCGCTTCTTCAAGACTTTGCCATACCTTTTCGATATCTTTTGTCATGAAACTGATGACATCCCTCTTTTCAGTAATCTCATAGATGTCTGGCAGTCCATGAACAATGCCAACAAAGCTACTTGGCAGAGTGACCTGCTTCTCCTTCTCTTCGTGTCGCATAGCGTATGGCGTGGTATCTCTGATGAGTTTTCCTTGATGGAGGACTAAGATACGGTCAGCTGTGTGTTCCACCTCTTCGATATAGTGAGAGGAATAGAGGATAGTTGTCCCAGCTTTTTTCAAGTCATTGACAATCTCCCAGAAACGCTGACGAGTAGAGGTATCCATACCCGCTGTCGGTTCATCCAAAAAGAGGATTTGGGGTTTATCAATCAAACAAAGGACAAAAGCTAGAAGACGTCTTTGCCCACCAGAGAGTTTATCCGCAAACTGCTGGTACTGGTCTTCCTTGAATTGTAAGAGCTCTTGTACCTCTTGATTGGTCAAGGGATTATCAGAGATAGATTGGAAGAAGGCAATCAGTTCCTCCACTTTCAAACTATT
The DNA window shown above is from Streptococcus salivarius and carries:
- a CDS encoding ABC transporter permease; translated protein: MKALLKIEWIKTWRSWPVFIMGIGIPVGFFLLFSSIFSAPTPEAQKEFLLSYMLTMTGFSMSSFGLFTFPYMLQEDRIEHWLTYIEHSKVSIAAYYLSKIFRVLLNFMVAIIVTFCVGAFFRDVEMPFFRWVGSGALLLLSGLLFLAFGLLIAQIKSQQFMSLVANIIYLVLPIVSGSWVPISLFPKWVQSISEWTPVYHVNELVVNFAINGKFSWKSLLFIVAYTAVATGLALFIKSQRESDHG
- a CDS encoding ABC transporter ATP-binding protein, with amino-acid sequence MGETVIQVSSLGKRIKGKTILEDISFEINKGDCVALIGPNGAGKTVLMSCILGDKKPSSGQVLIDGKAGKAKNKIAVLLQENTIPNSLKVEELIAFFQSISDNPLTNQEVQELLQFKEDQYQQFADKLSGGQRRLLAFVLCLIDKPQILFLDEPTAGMDTSTRQRFWEIVNDLKKAGTTILYSSHYIEEVEHTADRILVLHQGKLIRDTTPYAMRHEEKEKQVTLPSSFVGIVHGLPDIYEITEKRDVISFMTKDIEKVWQSLEEAGCGISDIEIQNKTLLDSLFDSTREDKA